The following DNA comes from Novosphingobium terrae.
TGACGACATCACGGACGACGCTCTCGGCGCCTACCTCATCGCCGACCTGCGTTTGCTGATGGTCAGCCGCGTCGCTATTCTCAACAAGCGCATCATCCATGAAAGGCACAAAAGGGCGCATAAGGCGCCGGCCGTAGCGAATACCGAAACGCAGCGGATCGATCTCAGCCATGTGATCGAAGCAGGCATGATCACCTACAAGGGCCTGCCGGCACCGCTGATCTGCGACCATCTCTCACGCGATGCGTCGCGGCAGAGCTATGATCCCGGCACCGAGTTCCAGATCGATCGGATCGAGATGGTCGGTAACACCGGCACGTATCTCGATACGCCCTTCCATCGCTACGCCGACGGCTATGATCTATCGGCACTGAACCTCGAGACGGTCTCTGGCTGCCCGGGGGTGATGATCAACGTGACCGGGGCAACAGACCGCGCGATCGACTGGACCATGCTTGCCGCTATCGATGTGCGCGACAAGGCGGTCCTCGTCCATACGGGATGGGACGCACATTGGCGCACGGATCAATATTTCGAGAATCATGTCTACCTGACCGAACGGGCGGCGATCCATCTGCGCGACAGCGGCGCGCGGCTCGTCGGGATCGACTCATTCAACATTGACGATACGTCCGGTGGGACGCGGCCCGTCCATTCGGTCCTGCTCGCGGCTGGCATCCCGATCGTCGAGCACCTGACCAATCTCCAGTCGCTGCCTACGGAAGGCTTCCGCTTCTGGGCGGTGCCGCCCAAGTTCAAGAAAGTCGGCACTTTCCCGGTTCGTGCGCACGCGATCATCGATGGGCGTGAGGCCCGATCCAACCAGAGTGCCTAGTTCCGCCCGCGCCGCCTTTGCAGCGCGTAAGCCGAGGAGGTTTTGATGGCTGTCGCGTTTCTGGGTCTTGGCCATATGGGTGCACCGATGGCGGCCAATCTTCTGAAAACACAGCCGGATCTTACGGTGTGGAATCGGTCGCTGCCGGCGCTTGAACGTCTGGGCGAGTTCGGCGCAACGATCGCGCCCACAGCCAGGGATGCCATCCGGGGCGTTGCCACCGTGCTGCTCATGCTCGCCAACGAGGCGGCGATCGATGATGTGCTGGAACGCGGATCCCCGGCGTTCACTGACAATGTTCGCGGGCGCCTTATTGTCCATATGGGGACGACGTCGACTGACTTTTCGCGGGAACTGGCTGCCGCAGTCGAAGCGGCGGGCGGTCGCTACGTCGAGGCCCCAGTCTCGGGGTCGCGAGTGCCTGCCGAGCAGGGCACCCTGGTCGCCATGATTGCCGGCCGGGGGGCCGACGTCGCCACGGTGCGCGACCTGGTCCAGCCGATGTGCAGCAAGACCTTTGCCTGCGGCCGCGTGCCCGGTGGCCTGGGCATGAAGCTGGCCGTCAACCTCTTCCTGATCACCATGGTCACCGGGTTGATGGAAGCCGCGCACTTCGCCGGCGCCGCGGGGCTCGATATCGCGCTGTTCCGCGCCGTGATCGATGCCGGCCCCATGTCCAGCGACGTGTCACGCGTGAAGCTCGACAAGCTGGTAAACGGCGACTTTGCGCCCCAAGCCAGCCTCGCTGACGTTCTGATGAACAGTCGACTGGTCGCCGGTGCTGCCCGTTCCTCGGCGGTTGCCACGCCTTTGCTCGACCAGGCGAACGCGCTCTATGCAAAGGCCGACGAAATGGGATTGGGCGGCATCGATATGATCGGGGTGCTTCGCGCGCTGGAGGAGCTCACGCGCAACCAGCCGGCGGGGTGATCAACCGGCGCGGAGCAGAGCGGCGCCGGCGGCAATGAGCACCGCCGCGATGACGCGCCCGGGCCCGACCGGCTCCTTAAGAAAAGCAACCGATATCAGGACGCCGAACAGGATCGCTGTTTCCCGCAACGCCGCTACGATGGCGACGGGAACCAGCGTCATGGCCCACAGCGCGAGACCATAGGATGCGGCGGTGCTTGCACCGCCGAGAATGCCCAGGCGCCAGTTCCGCCCTAGACAGGCGCGGAACGCCTGGCCGCGCCGGATGATCGCCCAGCTTGTCAGCGGAATGCCGGTCAGCAGGAAGATCCACAAGGTGTAGGCCGCTGCGGATCCCGATTGCCGCACGCCAGCGCCATCGACCATCGTGTAGCCGGCAATGACAACCGCATTGAGCAACGCGAGGCCCGCACCCTTGTCCAGCGAGCGGAGCGGGTTTCCTGCCACACCGAGGATACCGGCACAGATGACGGCGACGCCGCACCAGGCTTGGCAGCGCAATGGTTCGTCCAGGATGGTCGTACTTGCGATCGCGACCAGCAAGGGCGCGGCGCCCCGCATCAGCGGGTAGGTGCGGCTCATCTCCGCGACCCGATATGTCCACGCGACCAGCCCATAATAGCTGATGGACAGGACCGCCGATCCGGCCAGGAAGGGCCAGCTTGGGCGTGCGGGCACCGGCAGGAACGGCAGGCCGACCACGGCGATTGCTGCCGCAGCCCCTGTAACCAGGGCGGTCATCAGCCCCCTGTCCGTCCCGCCCCGGATGATCGCGTTCCAGGTCGCGTGCAGAGCCGCTGCGACCAGGATGACAGGGAAGACGGCAGCGATCACGCGCAGTCAGGCAAGATCGAGGTGAAGAAAACGGCTGAAGCCGCCGTCTGTATAGTTCGAGAAAGCTGGCCCCTCCCTAAATCCCCGACTCCGATAGAGCGCGACGGCCGGGTCGAACGACGGCAGGCTTCCTGTTTCGAGGCTTAGCCGCCGAACGTCGCGAGCCTTGGCCACAGCAATGATCGTGTCGAGGATGGTCTGGGCCGCTCCCTGGCGGAGGAAGTCCGGGTGGGTGCGCATCGACTTCACCTCGGCGGTACCGTCAGGCAGCGTTTTGAGCGCGCCGACGGCAGCGACGCGCGGGCCGGCCCACGCCGTCCAAACCGTCACTTCAGGAATCGTAAGCCCGGTCAGATCAAGCGCGTGAACATTGTCCGGCGGGGAATCCGCCCGCATGCCTGCCAGGTGCAGCGCCAGCAGGGCGCGGGTCTCCTCACCGCTCAGATCATCTTCGCGAACTTCAAAAGCCGGGCCTTCTTCCGCTTTGAAGGGGGAAAGGGATCGCTGCCAGTCATAGGCACGGTCCACCGTCGCCACGATAACCTGATACCAGTCATACCAGACCGCCCGCCCCTGCTCGCGGATGCGCGAATGATCGGGATCGTCCCTCCACGCGAGCGCATCGGCATGGTTGCGCCACCAGCTGACGGTGATTCCCACGCCGGCAACATCACGTGATGAGACTATCCCCAGATAGCCGTCTCGCGCTGCCGTGGCTTTTGCCATGGCCTCGGCCGCGGCGGCATACCCCTCGGCATCTGCCTGTGTACGACCCGAGACGAAGATCACGGCGACCGCGCCGGGAGGAGGCGAACGATCCCTCATGCGGTGGGCGCCACCTGCTGTGCGGCCATACGGAAGTCCGGGTTCCAGCCGAGTGCCGAAATCGCCTTGTCGATGCGGACCTCGCCGCCCGGATTGGCGACGTTGTAGATGCCCGGCGCTCCGTGATCGATCGCGAGAAAAGCGGCGTAGGCTGCGGCGTCGACATGCAGCGGCGACGCGCCATCGGGCGTCTCGCTCCAGGTGCCGGGGCCGAAGAGCTGGCCGTAGCGCAGCACTACGCCTTCGATCCCCGGCGTCTCGAGCACTGCACGCTCAAGCGGGACGATCCCTTCGCGGATCGTCGTGCCCCGCGCGCCTTCCGCATCGACCTCCAGCAGGTCTTCCTCCGCATAGGGTGGCGAGCCCGGCGCATAGGCCCAGGCGATGCTCTGCGCGATAATCCGCTGGGCGCCGGCTGCCACTGCTGCCCGCACCAGGTTGGGCGTGCCTTCGCGGCGCAGCCGGGCATTGGCCCGCCGGGCCGCTTCCGGATCCGCAGCCATGTCGCCGGAAAGGTCGGTAAGCTGGTGGATGACCACCGTGGGCGCAGCACCTGCCACCGCGCGCGCCAGGGCTTCGGCATCGAACACGTCGACGATCACCGGCCGGACGCCCGCCGCCTCAAGGTCGGCCGCACGCTGCGCCGAGCGCGTTGTGCCGAAGACTGTATGCCCTTGCTGCAGCAACAATGGAACCAACCGCTGCCCGATAACGCCGGCGGCACCCGCCAGGAAGATAGTATGAGGCATTGCGCCCTCCTTGATGATCTGCGCATGAGGTGCAGCGCAACGCAGCGCCTGGGAAGCACCAAGACCGTCGGTTTTGCCTGTACCATCGTCGTGGTACCCGCCGCCCTCAAGCCAATGGTACAGTCGAAATCACAATTCTTGCGGCTGGCCGTCGGACGCCAAACCGCTACTCCTGTAATCTTGTATTGTCGCAGGGGAATGCGCCTATGACGGAAGCAGTCAACACCATCCTCGGCGGATGCCATTGCGGATCTGTGCGGTTCGAAGCCACGTTGAGCGACGGCTTAAACACGATCCGTCGCTGCACCTGCTCCTATTGTCGAATGCGCGGCGCAGTCGCCGTCTCGGCCGAACTGGGCGGCATCCGCCTGCTCCGGGGCGAAGACACGCTCACCAGTTACCGCTTCAACACCCAAACGGCGCAGCATTTTTTCTGCTCGCGCTGCGGGATCTACACCCACCATCAGCGCCGATCCAATCCGAACCAGTACGGCGTCAACGTCGCCTGTCTCGATGGGGTGAGCCCCTTTGACTTCGAGGAAGTGCCGGTCTTCGACGGCGTCCGTCACTCCCGCGATAATGGCGGGGTTATCCTGCGCACCGGTACCCTGCGCTACATCCCGATCGACCAGGGCGATCCGGCGTAAGTCTGTCGGACTATGAGAAGATGACGTACATTCAGACATGATCACCCCATCTCCCGTTCGCAGACCCGTGCCGGCCACGATTGCCGCCGTGATCCGGGATGGATCCGTCCTGCTGGTCCGTCGCGCCAATCCGCCGGACGTCGGCTTGTGGGGCTTTCCCGGTGGCAAGATCGAGTTTGGTGAGACGATCGCGCAAGCCGCCGTTCGCGAACTGTTCGAGGAAACCGGCATCCAGGCCGAGGCAGGCCAGGTCTTCAACTGCGTCGACGTCCTCGATAGAGCCGAGGATGGGACGATCCTTCACCATTATGTCCTGATCGCAGTGTTGTGCCGCTGGATCGCCGGATCGCCGGTGGCGGGCGACGATGCGCTGGAAGCCGCCTGGCACCCGCTGGCGGATCTGCGCGACACCGCGCTCGCAATGAGTTTCGGCGTTGCCGATATCGCGTTTCAGGCTGCGGCGCTGGGGGCCTAGGGGCGTGGAAAGCTGCCCCGACTGCGATGGCAGGCGGGCCGAGAACAACGAAGATGGGCACTATTCCTACGCCATAGCTACCTGATTCTACGCTACAGTTCTCCCATGTTTCCGAGCTGGCCACCATCCAGCCGAAAACGCAGACATCATGATGTGGCGCTGGGGCGATGCAGCCGATTTTTGTCCTGTCGGAGGTATCCCGCGAGAATATTTCAGCTGGACGCGAGGCAGGCAATGCGTTCCGCGATGCCGCCTATTTCGGGCGCCAGGGTCGCGCGAACCTCGTCGCAAAGTTCGAGTTCAAGACGATCGTTGGGATCGACCAGAATGTTGGCAATGTTCTGGACATCGCACACCTCCCATTCGCCGCGCCGCACTTCCAGCAGCGGGTTATAGGAGGCCGAGTTCGGATTGGTCGGGTCGAACAACAGCACGCGACCGTCCAGCGAGCGAAAACCGGCGGTGAGCTGCCAGTTCTCGCCCTTGATGTCATGCGCGATGGCGCGGCCCGGCCAAGTGAGCAACGAGGGGATCACGAGAGCGACACCCTTGCCGCTTCTTGTCGGCGCGAAACACAGCACATGCTCCGGCCCGTCGTGGCGCAGATAGGCCCGCTCCAGCTTGCCGAGCACCACGCCATCCGACCCGAGCAGGCCGGCGGCCTTCACCTCGTCAGGCTGTGCCCAGCGGGCAGAACCGTAAGTTTCGACGGTCTTCGCCTCACGCGCCCGCCACACCGACATGGCGATGGCGGCAGCGGCCGAGAGAAAACCGCCCGATGTCGCGATAGAGGCGCCGTGGACGAAGATCGATGGCGCATAGGCTTCGTAGAAATACTACCACCAGAAAAAGGCTGGCGGATAATAGACCCGCATCACGAGTAGTCGGAACCAGGGCATTCCTAGCTGCGACTCAAACCCGAGCTGCCAGCCCGCCCATTCCGTGGCGCCCCAGGTCGTGAACAGCACGATCAGCGAGACGACGATGATCGGACCCCAGAGGATTTTTGCGGGAACACTTACTCTTCTCCTTTCGGAAAGAGCTCGGCACCGAAATTCAGAAATGGCAAGTCTTTCAGAGAGAGGCTCTCATTCAGGCGTACCGTAGCGTATAAATACAGGCGATAGCGTAAGACCAGATTTCAGCGACCAACAAGACTACCGCCGCCATCGACGGCGAGAACCTGACCTGTAATGAAGCTGGCGTCAGATGACAGAAGAAAACATATGGCGGCTGCCACCTCAGCCGGAGTTCCAAGACGGTGCATTGGGATGGTCGATAGCACGCGCTTTTCCGCGTCGCTGTCGGCGGGCCGGGTTTTTCGGAACAACTCGGTCTCAATCGGGCAGGGGGCAACGCCGTTCGCCGTGATGCCATACTCGGCAAGCTCCAGCGCCCGGGTGCGTGTGCAACCGACCAACTCTCTCTTCGTCCCCGAATAGGCCGTGCGGTCAAGCGCCCCGTAAATGGCGCGGCTACAAACATTGACGATACGGCCGTAACGTCGGGCCT
Coding sequences within:
- a CDS encoding cyclase family protein gives rise to the protein MSTEHRVQFDFEIEFANGGTLQGQEFRLDIAHDDITDDALGAYLIADLRLLMVSRVAILNKRIIHERHKRAHKAPAVANTETQRIDLSHVIEAGMITYKGLPAPLICDHLSRDASRQSYDPGTEFQIDRIEMVGNTGTYLDTPFHRYADGYDLSALNLETVSGCPGVMINVTGATDRAIDWTMLAAIDVRDKAVLVHTGWDAHWRTDQYFENHVYLTERAAIHLRDSGARLVGIDSFNIDDTSGGTRPVHSVLLAAGIPIVEHLTNLQSLPTEGFRFWAVPPKFKKVGTFPVRAHAIIDGREARSNQSA
- a CDS encoding NAD(P)-dependent oxidoreductase; protein product: MAVAFLGLGHMGAPMAANLLKTQPDLTVWNRSLPALERLGEFGATIAPTARDAIRGVATVLLMLANEAAIDDVLERGSPAFTDNVRGRLIVHMGTTSTDFSRELAAAVEAAGGRYVEAPVSGSRVPAEQGTLVAMIAGRGADVATVRDLVQPMCSKTFACGRVPGGLGMKLAVNLFLITMVTGLMEAAHFAGAAGLDIALFRAVIDAGPMSSDVSRVKLDKLVNGDFAPQASLADVLMNSRLVAGAARSSAVATPLLDQANALYAKADEMGLGGIDMIGVLRALEELTRNQPAG
- a CDS encoding EamA family transporter — protein: MIAAVFPVILVAAALHATWNAIIRGGTDRGLMTALVTGAAAAIAVVGLPFLPVPARPSWPFLAGSAVLSISYYGLVAWTYRVAEMSRTYPLMRGAAPLLVAIASTTILDEPLRCQAWCGVAVICAGILGVAGNPLRSLDKGAGLALLNAVVIAGYTMVDGAGVRQSGSAAAYTLWIFLLTGIPLTSWAIIRRGQAFRACLGRNWRLGILGGASTAASYGLALWAMTLVPVAIVAALRETAILFGVLISVAFLKEPVGPGRVIAAVLIAAGAALLRAG
- a CDS encoding GNAT family N-acetyltransferase; the protein is MRDRSPPPGAVAVIFVSGRTQADAEGYAAAAEAMAKATAARDGYLGIVSSRDVAGVGITVSWWRNHADALAWRDDPDHSRIREQGRAVWYDWYQVIVATVDRAYDWQRSLSPFKAEEGPAFEVREDDLSGEETRALLALHLAGMRADSPPDNVHALDLTGLTIPEVTVWTAWAGPRVAAVGALKTLPDGTAEVKSMRTHPDFLRQGAAQTILDTIIAVAKARDVRRLSLETGSLPSFDPAVALYRSRGFREGPAFSNYTDGGFSRFLHLDLA
- a CDS encoding NAD-dependent epimerase/dehydratase family protein; the protein is MPHTIFLAGAAGVIGQRLVPLLLQQGHTVFGTTRSAQRAADLEAAGVRPVIVDVFDAEALARAVAGAAPTVVIHQLTDLSGDMAADPEAARRANARLRREGTPNLVRAAVAAGAQRIIAQSIAWAYAPGSPPYAEEDLLEVDAEGARGTTIREGIVPLERAVLETPGIEGVVLRYGQLFGPGTWSETPDGASPLHVDAAAYAAFLAIDHGAPGIYNVANPGGEVRIDKAISALGWNPDFRMAAQQVAPTA
- a CDS encoding GFA family protein; amino-acid sequence: MTEAVNTILGGCHCGSVRFEATLSDGLNTIRRCTCSYCRMRGAVAVSAELGGIRLLRGEDTLTSYRFNTQTAQHFFCSRCGIYTHHQRRSNPNQYGVNVACLDGVSPFDFEEVPVFDGVRHSRDNGGVILRTGTLRYIPIDQGDPA
- a CDS encoding NUDIX hydrolase yields the protein MITPSPVRRPVPATIAAVIRDGSVLLVRRANPPDVGLWGFPGGKIEFGETIAQAAVRELFEETGIQAEAGQVFNCVDVLDRAEDGTILHHYVLIAVLCRWIAGSPVAGDDALEAAWHPLADLRDTALAMSFGVADIAFQAAALGA